Proteins encoded together in one Peribacillus asahii window:
- a CDS encoding DegT/DnrJ/EryC1/StrS family aminotransferase: MSNYSRIFLSSPHMSGNEQKYINEAFETNWIAPLGPNVDQFERELSDYVDVRDAAATSSGTAAIHLALQLLEVEQGDVVFCSSLTFIASANPIVYQGAEPVFIDSEPDTWNMSPLALERALLDAEYEGKLPKAVIVVNLYGQSAKMDEIMAICNRYSVPVIEDAAESLGAEYKGKKSGTFGKFGIYSFNGNKIITTSGGGMLVSNDEAALKKARFLATQARDPAPHYQHSVAGYNYRMSNILAGVGRAQLEVLNDRVAARRSIFNRYVEAFGNIEGINFMPELEGTLHNRWLTTLTIDREELGVSPMKLIDALAEENIEARPVWKPLHLQPLFEGKKYYMHEEGRSVSDKLFANGLCLPSGSNMTEEQQQRVIDKVLDVVHSNKVRIS; this comes from the coding sequence ATGTCTAACTATTCAAGAATTTTCCTTTCCTCTCCTCATATGAGCGGAAATGAGCAAAAGTATATTAATGAAGCATTTGAAACAAACTGGATTGCACCACTTGGACCGAATGTGGATCAATTTGAGCGTGAACTTTCGGACTATGTAGATGTACGTGACGCAGCTGCTACAAGTTCAGGAACAGCTGCAATTCATTTAGCATTGCAATTGCTCGAGGTTGAACAAGGTGATGTCGTATTTTGCTCGTCGTTAACGTTTATTGCAAGTGCGAATCCAATTGTGTATCAGGGAGCAGAGCCGGTATTTATTGATTCAGAACCCGATACGTGGAATATGTCACCTCTAGCATTGGAGCGGGCACTTTTGGACGCAGAGTATGAAGGGAAGCTTCCTAAAGCAGTTATTGTTGTGAATTTGTATGGACAAAGTGCTAAGATGGATGAAATTATGGCAATCTGTAATCGATATAGTGTGCCAGTGATTGAAGATGCAGCTGAATCCCTTGGAGCGGAGTACAAAGGTAAGAAGAGCGGTACATTTGGTAAGTTTGGGATTTATTCGTTTAATGGTAATAAGATTATTACTACGTCCGGTGGTGGGATGCTGGTATCCAATGATGAAGCAGCCTTGAAAAAGGCACGTTTTTTAGCTACACAAGCACGGGATCCAGCACCTCATTACCAGCATAGTGTGGCAGGTTATAACTATCGCATGAGCAATATTTTAGCTGGTGTTGGACGAGCACAGTTGGAAGTATTGAATGATAGAGTAGCAGCAAGACGATCTATTTTTAATCGATATGTAGAAGCATTTGGTAATATTGAAGGTATAAACTTTATGCCGGAACTTGAAGGTACACTACATAACCGTTGGTTGACAACGTTGACTATCGATCGAGAAGAGCTTGGTGTATCACCAATGAAACTAATTGATGCTTTAGCAGAAGAAAACATCGAAGCCCGTCCAGTTTGGAAACCACTTCATTTGCAACCGTTGTTTGAAGGGAAAAAGTATTACATGCATGAAGAAGGACGAAGTGTGTCAGATAAGTTGTTTGCAAATGGTCTATGTTTGCCTTCGGGATCAAATATGACCGAAGAACAGCAACAGCGTGTGATTGATAAGGTGTTAGATGTGGTGCATAGTAATAAAGTAAGAATAAGTTGA
- the istB gene encoding IS21-like element helper ATPase IstB, producing MSTQHLTERLIKVGWQHTADQIEGLLEDASKDNVPYSEFLNTILLNEIQYRESVELEKRLLKAKLPFQKTIHDFEFDFQPSISEKRVKEVLTCRFIENGDNVLLLGPPGVGKTHLSVAFSTEAIIKGYTALFIRADDFINECNKAEKQGLINRVIKRWSRPNILVIDELGYFPFDNLSANIFFQVISKRYEQGRSLIITSNKSFIEWGKIFGDEVLATAILDRLLHHATTFNIKGGSYRLREKQKAGIQPAVINR from the coding sequence ATGAGCACTCAACATCTAACTGAACGACTAATAAAAGTTGGATGGCAGCATACTGCAGACCAAATTGAAGGTCTACTAGAAGATGCCTCTAAAGATAATGTACCATATTCTGAGTTTCTTAACACTATTCTGTTAAACGAAATTCAATACAGAGAATCAGTAGAATTAGAGAAAAGATTATTAAAAGCAAAACTTCCATTTCAAAAGACTATTCATGACTTTGAATTTGATTTTCAACCAAGTATTAGTGAAAAGCGCGTTAAGGAAGTTCTAACCTGTCGGTTTATTGAAAATGGTGACAATGTCTTACTCCTGGGTCCTCCAGGGGTAGGCAAGACCCACCTTTCAGTAGCATTCTCTACAGAAGCAATCATAAAAGGTTATACCGCCCTCTTTATTAGGGCAGATGATTTCATCAATGAATGTAATAAAGCAGAAAAACAAGGACTCATAAACAGGGTGATAAAACGTTGGAGTAGGCCAAACATATTGGTTATTGATGAATTAGGTTATTTTCCTTTTGATAATCTAAGTGCAAATATATTCTTTCAGGTTATTTCTAAACGTTATGAACAAGGCAGATCTTTGATTATTACATCTAATAAGTCATTTATTGAATGGGGAAAAATATTTGGAGATGAAGTATTAGCAACAGCAATACTAGACCGTCTTCTACATCACGCCACTACATTTAATATTAAGGGAGGCTCTTACAGGCTTCGTGAGAAGCAAAAAGCCGGCATTCAGCCAGCTGTCATAAATCGTTGA
- a CDS encoding VanZ family protein: MKRKFFIVFLALWGLLIFFFSSQSYSEQNLSPYLTVLLGDSNLDKIFSSIQFIYAGREISVSNLGMVHFVEFFIRKAAHLFVFFVLGALSWLVSTRVWKSKVIATIVAAFFVFLYASLDEIHQHYTNGRSSLVEDVLLDTCGGILGVVTCIIVFRMKKK; the protein is encoded by the coding sequence ATGAAACGAAAGTTTTTCATCGTATTTCTTGCTTTGTGGGGATTGCTTATTTTCTTTTTTTCCTCACAATCGTACAGCGAGCAGAATCTATCACCTTATCTTACGGTTCTTTTAGGTGATAGTAATTTGGATAAAATTTTTTCTAGTATTCAATTTATCTATGCAGGCCGTGAAATAAGTGTGTCGAATTTAGGAATGGTTCATTTTGTTGAGTTTTTCATTCGGAAAGCTGCACACTTATTTGTTTTCTTTGTGTTGGGTGCTTTGTCATGGCTTGTTAGTACTAGGGTGTGGAAAAGCAAAGTGATCGCTACGATTGTGGCGGCTTTCTTTGTTTTCCTTTATGCTTCTTTAGACGAGATTCATCAACATTATACGAATGGACGGAGCTCTTTAGTAGAGGATGTTCTATTAGACACATGCGGAGGAATTCTTGGAGTCGTGACGTGTATCATTGTTTTTCGAATGAAGAAAAAGTAA
- a CDS encoding phosphatase PAP2 family protein: MGKDLHKSSGKMLIGGIVSLLIFFMMMLGVQKEFILSFDHSVQDMFRGTGKGALHFFEGVSAMGSTAVIAAGSLFFLLWLWFVKKHYVAMAIFAVGVGGGNLLNKFVKNSIERERPVGSAEAEAMSYSFPSGHAMVGLVFYVLLAYFITKELKSRAAKWWISAVVFVLMLVIGVSRIAVNAHFMSDVIAGYALGAVWSLICIYVFKKVVSQ, from the coding sequence ATGGGGAAAGATTTACATAAGAGTAGCGGGAAAATGTTGATTGGAGGCATTGTTTCTCTACTAATCTTTTTTATGATGATGTTAGGTGTTCAGAAGGAATTTATCTTATCTTTTGATCACTCGGTTCAGGACATGTTTAGAGGGACTGGGAAAGGTGCACTTCATTTTTTTGAAGGTGTTTCTGCTATGGGTTCGACGGCCGTTATTGCTGCAGGAAGTTTATTCTTCCTTTTGTGGTTATGGTTTGTGAAAAAGCATTATGTAGCGATGGCTATTTTTGCGGTTGGAGTAGGTGGGGGAAACCTGCTTAATAAGTTTGTAAAAAACAGTATTGAGAGAGAAAGACCTGTCGGCAGTGCGGAGGCCGAAGCGATGAGCTACAGTTTTCCAAGTGGACATGCGATGGTTGGGTTAGTTTTCTATGTATTGCTTGCGTATTTTATTACGAAGGAACTCAAATCAAGAGCAGCAAAATGGTGGATCAGCGCGGTCGTTTTTGTGCTTATGTTAGTAATTGGAGTGAGCCGAATTGCAGTGAATGCCCACTTTATGTCTGATGTCATCGCCGGCTATGCCCTAGGAGCGGTGTGGAGTTTGATTTGTATATATGTGTTTAAGAAAGTTGTGTCACAGTGA
- a CDS encoding LytR family transcriptional regulator, with amino-acid sequence MNILEQLPKSIKKTLRYIRQDVHSIEKLEAIQKILNIYINRRKEQLQKQRDL; translated from the coding sequence TTGAATATTCTTGAACAATTACCTAAATCTATTAAGAAAACATTGAGATATATTAGACAAGATGTCCATTCTATTGAGAAATTAGAAGCGATACAAAAAATTCTTAATATTTATATAAATAGACGTAAAGAACAATTACAAAAACAAAGAGATCTTTAA
- the istA gene encoding IS21 family transposase, whose translation MIKIGEFFMIRELYQKGWTITAVSEKTGFDPKTIRKYIKQDTLPSKKKVDRKGSILDPYKQYILQRIKEGTINCAVLLDEIEALGYKGKMTILRDFVRPYRESPKKQATLRFETPPGKQAQMDWAHVGEFEVDGEMKEVYAFVMVLGYSRMKYIEFTSSMDLETLMKCHMNAFAYFNGVPEQILYDNMKTAVTKHTPIEIRFNRKFEDFLAYYGIVPKACKPSRPQTKGKVENVVGYLKKNFMKRRHQPNLHSLNEDVRKWLDKTANKKPNGTTNESPLKRFELEQKHLGNSNMKPAFPLAHWEIREVSRDSFISYNGKRYSVPFRFVGQKVKVKETLEHHIEIYDEFECIAKHPILTGKTEVHMKLEHYKKGLNETTTGLATSLNQSPDLEVEQRSLQVYEQLEGSDLG comes from the coding sequence ATGATCAAGATTGGGGAATTTTTTATGATTAGAGAACTATATCAGAAAGGTTGGACCATTACAGCTGTCTCTGAGAAAACAGGCTTTGATCCAAAAACAATACGTAAGTACATAAAGCAAGATACACTGCCTTCTAAAAAGAAAGTGGATCGAAAAGGAAGTATACTTGATCCCTATAAACAGTATATTCTTCAAAGAATTAAGGAAGGAACCATAAATTGTGCAGTTTTACTAGATGAAATTGAAGCCCTTGGTTATAAGGGGAAAATGACCATCTTAAGGGATTTTGTTAGACCATACAGAGAAAGTCCTAAGAAACAAGCAACCTTACGGTTTGAGACACCTCCTGGTAAGCAGGCTCAAATGGATTGGGCACATGTAGGTGAATTTGAAGTTGATGGGGAAATGAAAGAAGTATATGCCTTCGTTATGGTATTGGGCTATTCCCGAATGAAGTATATTGAATTTACAAGCAGCATGGATTTGGAAACACTCATGAAATGTCATATGAATGCATTTGCATACTTTAATGGAGTACCAGAGCAAATCCTCTACGATAATATGAAAACAGCAGTTACTAAGCATACACCTATTGAAATTCGGTTTAATAGAAAGTTTGAGGATTTCCTTGCCTACTATGGAATTGTTCCAAAGGCATGTAAACCAAGTAGACCTCAAACTAAAGGAAAAGTGGAGAATGTAGTTGGCTATCTCAAGAAGAACTTTATGAAGCGAAGGCATCAGCCGAATTTACATTCATTAAATGAGGATGTTCGAAAGTGGTTGGATAAAACAGCAAATAAAAAACCAAATGGTACTACAAATGAATCACCATTAAAGAGATTTGAACTAGAACAAAAACATCTAGGAAACTCTAATATGAAACCAGCATTTCCGCTTGCACATTGGGAAATACGCGAAGTAAGTAGAGACTCCTTTATATCTTATAATGGGAAACGGTATTCTGTTCCGTTCCGATTTGTAGGCCAGAAAGTAAAGGTAAAAGAAACACTTGAGCACCACATTGAAATTTATGATGAATTTGAATGTATAGCTAAGCATCCTATACTAACAGGGAAAACAGAAGTTCATATGAAACTGGAACATTATAAAAAAGGATTGAATGAGACAACTACAGGTTTGGCGACCAGTCTCAATCAATCCCCTGATCTTGAAGTGGAACAACGTTCCCTACAAGTGTATGAACAATTAGAAGGGAGTGACCTTGGATGA
- a CDS encoding right-handed parallel beta-helix repeat-containing protein, translating into MMKRLKGTGALLAAFVLILSLWVGIAPHLTEAAAKKVYTVSPTTKPVNPTMLKYTTYNSHTKHYYLLRSYLEKLEKEGGGTLVLKKGTYTISNVLYVPSNVTIKMKSGVNIVKGTKTGTNKFSPSKSIFQLIRPSKSEKSGVYGKYNGEKNISFIGEGTVTIDMKYDKDAIAIIMGHNQNVKVENIQFKNMYSGHFIEMDASSHVVIRNNKFTGSKASDKKNKEAINLDTPDKTTGGWHQQWSKYDKTPNRNVTIENNTFKNVDRAVGTHKYSGGKYHDRVVLRNNNIDGTRSDAIRVMNWSNAVIENNVIKNVENGKAGTRGILVSGAINPTFQNNEFNNVGRIMQFIAWKNSGPGSQYAITYNKLSKANKQALLTNKAINTSETIIRISNTYNEFVKDTEKIELESQ; encoded by the coding sequence ATGATGAAAAGGTTGAAGGGAACAGGAGCATTATTAGCTGCTTTTGTGCTCATATTGAGTTTATGGGTGGGAATAGCGCCTCATTTAACAGAGGCTGCGGCGAAGAAAGTGTATACGGTTTCACCAACAACAAAGCCGGTGAATCCAACGATGCTAAAGTACACTACATATAATAGCCATACGAAGCATTATTACTTATTACGCTCCTACTTAGAGAAGTTAGAAAAAGAAGGTGGCGGTACGCTCGTATTGAAAAAAGGAACGTATACGATTAGTAATGTGTTATATGTTCCGTCGAATGTCACCATTAAAATGAAAAGCGGCGTCAACATTGTGAAAGGGACGAAAACAGGCACAAACAAGTTTAGCCCGTCAAAATCGATTTTTCAATTAATTAGGCCATCGAAATCGGAAAAGTCAGGCGTATACGGAAAGTATAATGGCGAGAAAAATATTTCTTTTATTGGCGAAGGCACAGTCACGATTGATATGAAGTATGACAAAGACGCCATTGCGATAATTATGGGACATAACCAAAATGTAAAAGTGGAGAATATCCAGTTTAAGAATATGTATTCAGGCCACTTCATTGAGATGGATGCTTCGAGTCATGTTGTGATTCGAAATAATAAATTTACAGGTTCCAAAGCATCAGATAAGAAGAATAAAGAAGCAATTAACCTCGATACGCCGGATAAAACGACAGGGGGATGGCATCAACAGTGGAGTAAGTATGACAAAACTCCAAATCGCAATGTAACGATTGAAAACAATACCTTTAAGAATGTTGATCGTGCCGTAGGTACGCATAAATATTCTGGTGGCAAGTATCATGATCGAGTTGTTCTTCGCAATAACAACATTGATGGAACGCGTTCAGATGCGATTCGTGTGATGAACTGGTCCAATGCGGTTATTGAAAACAATGTAATCAAAAACGTGGAGAACGGAAAAGCGGGTACGCGAGGCATCTTAGTGAGTGGTGCAATTAATCCAACATTTCAAAACAACGAGTTCAACAATGTAGGCAGAATCATGCAATTCATCGCTTGGAAAAACAGCGGCCCAGGCTCACAATATGCGATTACATATAACAAACTAAGCAAAGCCAACAAACAAGCACTCCTAACAAACAAAGCCATCAACACGTCCGAAACCATCATCCGAATCAGCAACACGTACAACGAATTTGTGAAAGATACAGAGAAAATCGAACTTGAGTCACAGTGA
- a CDS encoding transposase, translating into MGHRIREWSPDQYYHVSSRGNRKEPLFLSGEDYSVFLHLLSKIHEKYPIELTSYCLMTNHYHLQIRSPEVSLSKVMALLNKRYAHYFNKKYDKTGHLFEKRFFSKRVEGLIGMAEVSRYIHYNPVKACMVSEPQLYQWSSYRSYYSSYTSYPFLNKQPLLALFNHCPQAYHEWCIMKSQ; encoded by the coding sequence ATGGGTCATAGAATTAGGGAATGGTCTCCAGATCAATATTATCACGTTAGCAGTCGTGGAAATCGGAAAGAGCCGCTGTTTTTGAGCGGGGAAGATTATTCTGTTTTCTTGCATTTACTTTCGAAAATCCATGAGAAGTATCCGATTGAGCTTACCTCCTATTGTTTGATGACAAATCATTATCACCTTCAAATCCGCTCTCCTGAAGTTTCCCTCTCTAAAGTGATGGCGCTTTTAAATAAGCGTTATGCTCATTATTTCAATAAGAAATACGATAAAACTGGTCATCTGTTTGAAAAGCGATTTTTTTCTAAACGAGTGGAAGGCCTGATAGGGATGGCTGAAGTAAGCCGCTATATTCACTATAACCCCGTGAAGGCATGTATGGTTTCAGAACCACAGCTCTATCAATGGAGCAGCTATCGCTCATATTATTCGTCATATACCTCTTATCCCTTCCTCAATAAACAACCACTATTAGCCCTCTTTAATCATTGCCCTCAAGCTTATCATGAATGGTGTATCATGAAGTCACAGTGA
- a CDS encoding glycosyl hydrolase family 28-related protein has protein sequence MKRRNLLRFFLLSIFTFTFGWIIKKVSENTILQRGDSGEVTESGTNEIKLLTEKLADNAKKLNGWIDVTQAPYNAKGDGVTDDWQAIQDAINAGDKIFFPHKRFRLSNSLSFNSTKILEGSGCGLDYSTSKTVLEFDEGVAGIIPMTNNAAFTEISNICLYSKSVDSGTDDGIKIESNRVNLRNVLIEGFGRHGVNLDSTGVNSNLCQLSNVRAYRNKANGFNLSGGVDNNVITLDKCDASVNGGWGFYNTARHTLHLNCHASQNTLGAIYDNGNSNVYFMPYIEKGEGDTAIIDSASSTGTWIAGQYAAVYPTVHAKAQTSWTILFGSSFTRRLRIDNTEGPTTGKTYEFDSGVYKKDYFRLRNATDSKNIFEINSTTSRFNFFIPVAFTPVTASTVNNSVFVDGADNILKFRDNAGRTGNISRFVSVPASATATGTPGDWSADGNYMYVCYSVNKWNRVAVDAW, from the coding sequence TTGAAAAGAAGGAACTTATTACGGTTTTTTTTACTTTCTATTTTCACTTTTACTTTTGGCTGGATAATAAAAAAGGTAAGTGAAAATACGATACTGCAACGAGGCGATTCTGGGGAAGTTACGGAATCTGGTACTAATGAAATTAAGCTTTTAACGGAAAAGTTGGCGGATAATGCAAAGAAACTTAATGGATGGATTGATGTTACTCAAGCCCCATATAATGCGAAAGGGGATGGAGTAACAGATGACTGGCAAGCTATTCAAGATGCAATAAATGCAGGAGATAAAATATTTTTTCCTCATAAGAGATTTAGATTATCTAATTCTTTGTCATTTAACTCAACAAAAATACTTGAAGGTTCTGGATGTGGTTTGGATTATTCTACTTCTAAAACCGTTTTGGAATTTGATGAAGGGGTAGCAGGAATCATACCTATGACAAATAATGCAGCTTTTACTGAAATATCAAATATATGTCTATATTCAAAATCAGTTGATTCTGGTACCGATGACGGTATAAAAATCGAATCAAATAGGGTTAACTTGAGAAATGTCCTAATAGAAGGGTTTGGAAGACATGGAGTGAATTTAGATTCTACAGGCGTTAATAGTAACTTATGCCAATTGTCTAATGTACGTGCTTATCGAAATAAAGCAAACGGATTCAATTTAAGCGGTGGAGTAGATAATAATGTAATTACTTTAGATAAATGTGATGCCTCAGTAAATGGTGGATGGGGTTTTTACAATACAGCTAGGCATACTCTACATTTGAACTGTCACGCTTCGCAAAATACACTAGGGGCAATCTATGATAATGGTAATTCTAATGTCTATTTTATGCCTTATATTGAGAAAGGGGAAGGAGATACTGCAATAATTGATTCAGCATCAAGCACAGGAACATGGATAGCGGGTCAATATGCGGCTGTATATCCTACTGTTCATGCTAAAGCTCAAACTTCATGGACGATACTTTTTGGTTCATCTTTCACAAGAAGGTTAAGAATAGATAACACTGAGGGACCAACGACAGGGAAAACATACGAGTTTGATTCAGGTGTTTATAAGAAGGATTATTTTAGATTGAGAAATGCCACTGATTCAAAAAATATTTTTGAAATAAATTCAACAACATCACGTTTTAACTTCTTTATACCTGTTGCTTTTACTCCTGTTACAGCTAGCACCGTAAACAATAGTGTTTTTGTCGATGGTGCGGACAATATCCTTAAATTCAGAGATAATGCAGGCAGAACGGGAAATATATCTCGTTTTGTAAGTGTTCCAGCCTCAGCAACCGCAACAGGAACTCCTGGTGATTGGTCGGCTGATGGGAATTATATGTATGTTTGTTATTCTGTAAATAAATGGAATAGAGTAGCCGTAGACGCATGGTAA